One part of the Sarcophilus harrisii chromosome 5, mSarHar1.11, whole genome shotgun sequence genome encodes these proteins:
- the ETFRF1 gene encoding electron transfer flavoprotein regulatory factor 1, translating into MKMANSLRGEVLTLYKNLLYVGREYPKGADYFKRRLKAAFLKNKDVKDPEKIKELIARGEFVIKELEALYFLRKYRAMKQRYYVEDDKTK; encoded by the exons ATGAAAATGGCTAACTCATTAAGAGGAGAAGTTTTGACTCTTTATAAAAAT CTGCTGTATGTCGGAAGAGAATATCCAAAGGGAGCAGACTACTTTAAAAGACGTTTGAAGGCagctttccttaaaaacaaagatGTGAAGGACCCAGAGAAGATCAAAGAACTTATTGCACGAGGAGAATTTGTAATAAAAGAGCTAGAAGCCTTGTACTTCCTTAGAAAATACAGAGCTATGAAGCAGCGGTACTATGTAGAAGATGACAAAACTAAGTGA